In Symmachiella dynata, the following are encoded in one genomic region:
- a CDS encoding threonine ammonia-lyase, whose protein sequence is MSIRIATINDVREAEDVIRNHVSPVPLIRSYALEKKLGLPSSRRVWLKDYGWTPVGSFKLLGALNWMSNNLERIGQRSVVAHSSGNFASGISFAGMRFEKRVVVIMPDSAARVKFDLTRSFGAEIRTYDISQDHLTGERDRLTREIAEEEGAIQASPYDDPYVIAGNGVGGLEIVNELRAVGRDVSQFFCQVSGGGLMAGHALAIADGFPQAKIIGVEPEGADDFCQSLKAGHRIRVERPTSICDGLLSYDVGEHNWPILQQHVPQAVSIPDAATQQAMKWLYKVHGLRTEPSGAITTAALLSGNVRLDGEGDIVIVLSGRNLDEESFQEWITIS, encoded by the coding sequence ATGTCTATCCGAATCGCAACGATCAACGACGTCCGCGAAGCGGAAGATGTGATCCGCAACCATGTTTCTCCCGTCCCGCTCATTCGTTCTTACGCACTGGAGAAGAAGCTTGGGCTACCAAGTAGTCGCCGCGTTTGGTTGAAGGATTATGGGTGGACTCCAGTGGGATCATTCAAACTGCTCGGTGCCCTGAATTGGATGTCGAACAACCTGGAACGCATCGGCCAACGCTCCGTTGTCGCTCACTCTTCGGGAAATTTTGCATCGGGCATTTCGTTTGCTGGAATGCGATTTGAAAAACGAGTCGTGGTGATCATGCCGGACAGCGCCGCACGTGTGAAGTTTGACCTGACACGTTCTTTTGGCGCGGAAATCCGCACCTATGATATTTCCCAGGACCACCTAACGGGTGAACGCGACCGGCTGACCCGCGAGATCGCAGAGGAAGAAGGGGCGATCCAAGCCTCGCCGTATGACGATCCCTATGTGATTGCCGGAAACGGAGTGGGGGGGCTTGAAATCGTTAACGAACTGCGCGCAGTGGGGCGCGATGTCTCGCAATTTTTCTGCCAAGTCAGTGGAGGCGGACTGATGGCTGGCCATGCATTAGCAATCGCCGACGGTTTTCCGCAAGCAAAAATCATAGGCGTGGAGCCCGAAGGAGCCGACGATTTCTGCCAATCACTCAAAGCCGGCCACCGCATACGCGTCGAACGGCCGACCAGTATTTGCGATGGCTTGCTCTCCTACGATGTCGGAGAGCACAACTGGCCAATCTTACAGCAGCACGTCCCCCAAGCAGTCTCTATCCCCGATGCTGCGACACAGCAGGCGATGAAGTGGCTGTATAAAGTTCACGGTTTACGAACTGAGCCGTCCGGGGCAATCACAACAGCGGCGCTGCTTTCAGGAAACGTCAGACTGGATGGTGAAGGTGATATCGTCATTGTCCTCAGTGGGCGAAACCTTGACGAAGAGTCGTTTCAGGAATGGATTACAATCAGCTAA
- a CDS encoding PmoA family protein, whose amino-acid sequence MLTRRKMIAKSLGAASVSGIALAGMFSPELLAIDYPQPVPEANGLTAYCNHSNLIVRYDNLPILSYRAQSNLKYPYFYPLNGPKSGLPLTTESALPYPHHRSLWLGCDPLNGGNYWGDNALKTGQIRSVELALDTENQTDTSVTFNEKCEWTRPGSTPLKDVRQYTVTRPHDSQIWIDCEFGITAIEDISIKRAKHSFFAMRAASDISPAYGGTLMNSHGDINAKGTYGKTADWCGYFGKRKLRPDLVEGICIMNHPDNFGGNCPWFTRDYGHLSPSPLAFLKSPWTMSEGETLDLRYRVVLHVGTPQEAKLNELFQQWIAV is encoded by the coding sequence TCGATTACCCGCAACCGGTTCCCGAAGCCAATGGACTCACGGCGTATTGCAATCATTCGAATCTCATTGTGCGCTATGACAATTTGCCAATCCTCTCATATCGCGCGCAGTCGAATTTGAAGTATCCCTACTTTTATCCATTAAACGGCCCCAAGTCAGGGTTGCCGTTAACTACAGAGAGCGCTCTCCCCTACCCGCATCATCGCAGTTTGTGGTTAGGCTGCGACCCACTCAACGGAGGGAACTACTGGGGGGACAATGCCTTGAAGACAGGTCAAATTCGTTCTGTCGAATTGGCATTGGACACCGAGAATCAGACCGATACCTCGGTGACCTTCAACGAAAAATGCGAATGGACTCGCCCCGGCAGCACTCCGCTCAAAGATGTGCGTCAATACACAGTTACGCGTCCCCATGATTCACAAATCTGGATCGATTGCGAGTTTGGCATCACCGCCATAGAAGATATCTCCATCAAGCGGGCGAAACACTCGTTCTTTGCCATGCGGGCCGCCTCGGACATCTCGCCCGCCTATGGCGGAACGCTGATGAACTCCCACGGAGACATCAACGCCAAAGGCACCTATGGAAAAACCGCGGATTGGTGTGGTTATTTCGGCAAGCGAAAGTTGCGGCCGGATTTGGTCGAAGGGATTTGCATCATGAATCACCCAGACAATTTCGGAGGCAACTGCCCCTGGTTCACGCGGGACTACGGTCATCTTTCTCCGTCACCGTTGGCTTTCCTCAAGTCGCCTTGGACGATGTCGGAAGGAGAAACGCTCGACCTGCGCTATCGCGTCGTCCTGCATGTCGGCACACCCCAAGAAGCCAAGCTGAACGAACTATTCCAACAATGGATCGCGGTCTAA